The following is a genomic window from Bdellovibrionales bacterium.
TGCGTAGGATCTTCGGGAATTGTAATGATGCAGAAAGGACGAAGCTCTTTTTCGGAATTGGCCTTAAGCACTTTGAGATCGCTCGGGCTGATTCGAGATTGAAAGTTTTCAAGGAAAAGTTCGGGTTCTAAAACAGGGAATGCAATACTTGGTTCTTCGCAGCTCTGAAGCCAGGCAAAGATCTCATCATTAGGATCATCGAGTAATACGAATTTTTCTAGATCCACAAAACCTAGCAAACCTTCTGGGAACGTAATGACGTCCTCAGTACCAATCTCAATATTCCCAAAGCGTGATGTTTGG
Proteins encoded in this region:
- a CDS encoding flagellar assembly protein FliW, which translates into the protein MQIQTSRFGNIEIGTEDVITFPEGLLGFVDLEKFVLLDDPNDEIFAWLQSCEEPSIAFPVLEPELFLENFQSRISPSDLKVLKANSEKELRPFCIITIPEDPTQMTANLKAPIMIHVTNKTGRQCVLQDNKLEIREPIFSKLQQRVVQGSAHSIKSRAAEAGVAVRITHPAKKPPTAEV